The following are from one region of the Sphingomonas sp. J315 genome:
- a CDS encoding nuclear transport factor 2 family protein, whose product MLLERRLIDEIEIQRLAAAYSHAVMRLDGAAAAATYAEDGVLTAFSKPGIVGRAAIAEALILTLEPLAFLNQNCGAGIISVDGDSATASWTVTELLQRKGEDRLSCCFGSYQDRLVRTADGWRFAHRTFVPFFRGRIEADGRSYPNPAFTGPAGPQSALS is encoded by the coding sequence ATGCTGCTTGAACGCCGGCTGATCGACGAGATCGAGATCCAGCGGCTGGCCGCGGCGTACAGTCATGCGGTGATGCGGCTCGACGGGGCCGCGGCGGCAGCAACCTATGCCGAAGACGGCGTTCTCACCGCCTTCTCCAAGCCCGGCATTGTCGGGCGCGCCGCGATCGCGGAGGCACTGATCCTGACGCTGGAGCCGCTCGCCTTTCTCAATCAGAATTGCGGCGCAGGAATCATCTCGGTCGACGGCGATAGCGCAACCGCAAGCTGGACCGTCACCGAGCTGCTTCAGCGCAAGGGTGAAGACCGTCTATCCTGCTGCTTCGGCAGCTATCAGGACCGGTTGGTGCGCACAGCCGATGGCTGGCGGTTCGCGCACCGGACCTTCGTGCCTTTCTTCCGGGGACGGATCGAGGCGGACGGTCGCTCCTACCCCAATCCGGCTTTCACCGGGCCGGCGGGGCCGCAGAGCGCGCTTAGCTGA
- a CDS encoding MaoC/PaaZ C-terminal domain-containing protein, with the protein MPLNADYILSREFAPVESVVTDRDVMFYALSIGLGRDPMDPWDLRYVFEKDLKVFPTMPIVIGHPGNWMTDPETGITRTMVVHGAQRLTTLRDLPVGATVITTNRVTGIWDKGDKGAVMDLVRETIDKATGALIARSESSVFCRADGGFGGPQGESHVFEPVPDRAADRSVEMPTDPNMALIYRLNNDRNPLHAEPAFAAKAGFPRPILHGLATYGVAAVAVAKTFPERAITSFEARFSKPVLPGETIAVDLWDEDGAVAFRARVGDKVVLDRGRAILS; encoded by the coding sequence ATGCCGCTCAACGCCGACTATATCCTTTCGCGCGAATTCGCGCCGGTCGAATCGGTGGTCACCGACCGCGATGTCATGTTCTATGCGCTGTCGATCGGCCTCGGCCGCGATCCGATGGATCCATGGGACTTGCGCTATGTGTTCGAGAAGGACCTGAAGGTCTTTCCGACCATGCCCATCGTCATCGGCCACCCCGGCAACTGGATGACCGATCCCGAAACCGGGATTACCCGAACGATGGTCGTCCATGGCGCGCAGCGGCTGACGACGCTTCGCGACCTGCCGGTTGGCGCGACGGTGATCACCACCAACCGCGTGACCGGCATCTGGGACAAGGGTGACAAGGGCGCGGTCATGGATCTGGTGCGCGAGACCATCGACAAGGCGACCGGAGCGTTGATCGCGCGCAGCGAATCGAGCGTCTTCTGCCGCGCTGATGGCGGCTTTGGCGGACCTCAGGGCGAGTCGCATGTCTTTGAACCGGTGCCCGATCGCGCCGCCGACCGCTCGGTCGAGATGCCGACCGATCCGAACATGGCGTTGATCTATCGCCTCAACAACGATCGCAATCCCCTCCACGCCGAGCCGGCTTTCGCCGCCAAGGCGGGCTTCCCACGCCCGATCCTGCACGGGCTGGCCACCTATGGCGTCGCTGCGGTCGCGGTCGCGAAGACATTCCCCGAACGGGCGATCACCTCGTTCGAAGCGCGCTTCTCCAAGCCGGTGCTGCCGGGCGAGACGATCGCGGTCGATCTGTGGGATGAGGATGGCGCGGTCGCGTTTCGGGCGCGCGTCGGCGACAAGGTCGTGCTCGATCGGGGGCGGGCAATATTGTCGTGA
- a CDS encoding thiolase: protein MSFPRGRTAVVGSATFGMGSAPGYTAAELLAKASLGAIADAGLKPSDIDGVFAMLPQDPFCAMSVPEYLGIRPKIVESTRTGGSAFQIHAMWAALALEAGLCDAVLIAYGSNQRSASGGLVSSGAAPFPYEQTYKPRNPPSSYALAAARHMHEYGTTREHLAEVAVAARKWAQLNPDAFARDSLTIEDVLAARMVSDPLTVRDCCLVTDGAAAIVMTRADRARDLPQPPVYLLGAASATWFKNISEATDLTVTAASEAGARAYEQAGVKPSDIDIVELYDAFTINTILFLEDLGFCPKGEGGRFVADGGIAPGGRLPVNTNGGGLSCVHPGMYGLFTMVEAVTQLRGQAGTRQVADAKLALAHGNGGTLSSQSVTIFGTTETL, encoded by the coding sequence ATGAGCTTTCCACGCGGCAGGACAGCGGTGGTGGGCAGCGCCACCTTCGGTATGGGATCGGCACCGGGCTATACGGCGGCCGAACTGCTGGCCAAGGCATCGCTCGGCGCCATCGCCGATGCGGGTCTGAAGCCTTCGGACATTGATGGCGTCTTTGCGATGCTGCCGCAGGACCCGTTCTGCGCGATGTCCGTTCCTGAATATCTGGGCATCCGGCCCAAAATAGTGGAATCGACGCGCACCGGCGGATCGGCGTTCCAGATCCATGCGATGTGGGCAGCGCTCGCGCTCGAGGCGGGCCTGTGCGACGCGGTCCTGATTGCCTATGGCAGCAACCAGCGGTCGGCATCGGGCGGCTTGGTGTCGAGTGGCGCGGCCCCCTTTCCCTACGAGCAGACCTACAAGCCGCGCAATCCGCCGAGCAGCTACGCGCTCGCCGCCGCGCGGCACATGCATGAATATGGCACGACGCGCGAGCATCTGGCCGAGGTTGCGGTAGCCGCACGCAAATGGGCGCAACTGAACCCGGATGCATTCGCGCGCGATTCGCTGACGATCGAAGACGTGCTGGCCGCGCGGATGGTATCCGATCCGCTGACGGTGCGCGATTGCTGCCTCGTTACCGACGGCGCCGCGGCGATCGTGATGACACGCGCCGACCGGGCAAGAGACTTGCCCCAGCCCCCCGTCTATCTGCTGGGCGCGGCGTCGGCGACCTGGTTCAAGAACATCTCCGAAGCAACCGACCTGACCGTGACTGCAGCATCGGAAGCCGGCGCGCGGGCCTATGAACAGGCCGGCGTGAAGCCTTCGGACATTGACATCGTCGAACTCTATGATGCCTTCACGATCAACACGATCCTGTTCCTCGAAGATCTGGGATTTTGTCCGAAGGGGGAGGGCGGACGGTTCGTCGCCGATGGCGGGATCGCGCCGGGAGGCCGGCTGCCGGTCAACACCAATGGCGGCGGCCTGAGCTGTGTCCATCCCGGCATGTACGGTCTGTTCACAATGGTCGAGGCGGTGACCCAATTGCGCGGTCAGGCGGGCACCCGGCAAGTGGCGGACGCGAAGCTCGCGCTGGCGCACGGCAATGGCGGCACGCTTTCCAGCCAGTCGGTCACGATCTTCGGCACAACGGAGACACTCTGA
- a CDS encoding Zn-ribbon domain-containing OB-fold protein yields the protein MQPEEQYLAFLAQGRFMLQRAKESGTYVFFPRVAVPGTGETDLEWVEASGDGTVYSTTVVRSKPPAEDYNVALIDLAEGVRMMGRVVDIDPAAVQIGLKVKAKVGEIDGKPAILFTEAGA from the coding sequence ATGCAGCCCGAAGAACAATATCTCGCGTTTCTCGCCCAAGGGCGCTTCATGCTCCAGCGCGCGAAGGAGAGCGGGACCTATGTCTTCTTTCCGCGCGTCGCTGTGCCGGGAACGGGCGAGACAGACCTCGAATGGGTGGAAGCGTCGGGGGACGGAACCGTCTATTCGACCACGGTGGTTCGCAGCAAACCGCCTGCCGAAGACTATAATGTCGCGCTGATCGACCTGGCCGAGGGGGTACGGATGATGGGCCGCGTCGTCGATATCGACCCGGCAGCCGTGCAAATCGGGCTGAAGGTGAAGGCGAAGGTCGGTGAGATCGACGGCAAGCCCGCAATCCTGTTCACGGAGGCAGGCGCATGA
- a CDS encoding acetate--CoA ligase family protein, with amino-acid sequence MPRIDEERTDNHKGLSIDVLSSFFTPASIAVVGAADDPSKLRGKLLKLAKDSAYPGVVHAVHPRGGTIQGQAAYTSLSEIPGGAELVLVATPGATVPGVVREAVAAGAKAAVILSSGVDMADLTDAIGDSGLRYMGPNTEGYFDLAGIASTFAAVVEEALSQNRAAPRPGRKVSIVSQSGGLGFCLFGRGLSENLDFQSVITTGNEGDLESLDFVDHLLDQGESGVIVMFIEGLKNPARFASVAAKAADKGVPIVVMKVGRSEAGQRAAVSHTAHLTGADTAYDAVFDRYGVIRVFDMEEMLAAAAALARFPQGRVARAAVVSTSGGAGAWAADLLGAASIDVPVLSSQLQASLQEFIPEFGSPANPVDVTAQAVEAGGRPLVKVLERLQHSDEIDAIVVNMGLHKPGRVKALADLLGPLYSGATKPILFHSHILPHPENMAALAELGGQGFASFRGCASALSALNKHAAFLADWKARAPVLAPAAAAVCNDIAPGILNELQTRSLLSAYSIPVPANALVSDRAAALAQARAMGFPVVLKIQSPDIAHKTEAGGVALNIGESDVEAAFDRIMASAIAYAPDARIEGVLVQKMMPKGHEIVIGITRDPDFGPLVMLGSGGIYLEVLKDVVFAPPPISTEAAKTLIGRLKTAPILEGVRGEAAGDLDALAALISRVADLARAEDNIDQLDLNPVFVYPAGEGVVAVDALAVAGQPVGGGH; translated from the coding sequence GTGCCTCGCATCGACGAAGAGCGAACGGACAATCATAAAGGGCTTTCGATCGACGTGCTTTCGAGCTTCTTCACGCCCGCCAGCATCGCCGTGGTCGGTGCAGCCGACGATCCGTCCAAGCTTCGCGGCAAGCTGCTCAAGCTGGCAAAGGACAGCGCCTATCCGGGCGTGGTGCATGCGGTTCATCCCAGGGGCGGTACGATCCAGGGACAGGCTGCCTATACCAGCCTGAGCGAGATCCCCGGCGGCGCGGAACTGGTGCTGGTCGCGACTCCTGGCGCAACGGTGCCAGGCGTGGTGCGCGAGGCGGTGGCGGCAGGCGCGAAGGCCGCGGTGATTCTGTCCTCGGGCGTCGATATGGCGGATCTGACCGACGCGATCGGCGATAGCGGGCTGCGCTATATGGGACCAAATACCGAGGGGTATTTCGATCTTGCCGGCATTGCCTCCACCTTCGCCGCAGTGGTCGAGGAGGCGCTGTCGCAGAACAGGGCCGCCCCGCGCCCGGGGCGCAAGGTTTCAATCGTGTCGCAATCGGGTGGCCTGGGCTTTTGTCTGTTCGGCCGGGGGCTGTCGGAGAATCTCGACTTCCAGTCCGTCATCACGACGGGCAATGAAGGCGACCTCGAATCCCTCGATTTCGTCGATCACCTGCTCGACCAGGGCGAGAGCGGTGTCATCGTCATGTTCATCGAGGGGCTGAAAAACCCCGCGCGCTTCGCGTCGGTAGCCGCAAAGGCAGCCGACAAGGGCGTGCCCATCGTCGTCATGAAAGTCGGCCGCTCGGAAGCGGGGCAGCGCGCCGCTGTCAGCCACACCGCCCATCTGACCGGCGCGGACACCGCCTATGACGCGGTGTTCGACCGCTACGGCGTGATCCGGGTGTTCGATATGGAAGAGATGCTGGCGGCTGCAGCAGCGCTGGCACGATTCCCGCAGGGCCGTGTGGCCCGTGCGGCGGTGGTCTCGACTTCAGGCGGCGCAGGTGCCTGGGCGGCGGATCTGCTCGGCGCCGCGAGCATCGACGTCCCCGTTCTGTCCTCGCAGCTGCAGGCGAGCCTCCAGGAATTCATTCCCGAATTCGGGTCACCCGCCAATCCGGTCGACGTCACCGCGCAGGCCGTCGAGGCGGGCGGGCGGCCGCTGGTCAAGGTGCTCGAACGCCTGCAGCATAGCGATGAGATCGACGCGATCGTCGTCAATATGGGCCTGCACAAGCCAGGTCGGGTCAAGGCGCTCGCCGACCTGCTCGGGCCGCTCTATTCGGGCGCGACCAAGCCGATCCTGTTCCATTCGCATATTCTGCCGCACCCGGAGAATATGGCGGCACTGGCGGAACTGGGAGGTCAGGGCTTTGCAAGCTTCCGTGGTTGCGCATCCGCCCTTTCGGCGCTCAACAAACATGCGGCCTTTCTGGCTGACTGGAAGGCGCGCGCACCTGTTCTGGCGCCGGCTGCAGCAGCGGTCTGCAACGATATCGCGCCGGGCATATTGAACGAGCTGCAGACCCGCTCGCTGCTGTCGGCCTATAGCATCCCGGTGCCTGCCAACGCGCTGGTTTCCGATCGCGCGGCGGCGCTCGCACAGGCGCGCGCGATGGGCTTCCCGGTCGTGCTGAAAATCCAGTCGCCCGATATCGCCCATAAGACCGAGGCCGGAGGTGTCGCGCTCAACATCGGCGAAAGCGATGTCGAGGCGGCGTTCGACCGGATCATGGCATCGGCGATAGCCTATGCGCCCGATGCCCGAATCGAGGGGGTTCTGGTCCAGAAGATGATGCCCAAGGGGCATGAAATCGTGATCGGCATCACACGCGATCCCGATTTCGGACCGCTGGTGATGTTGGGATCCGGCGGCATCTATCTCGAGGTCCTGAAGGACGTGGTGTTCGCGCCGCCGCCCATTTCGACCGAGGCGGCAAAGACGCTGATCGGGCGTTTGAAGACCGCCCCGATCCTGGAAGGTGTTCGCGGGGAGGCGGCGGGAGATCTCGACGCCCTGGCGGCGCTCATCTCCCGCGTCGCCGACCTCGCGCGCGCCGAAGACAATATCGACCAGCTCGATCTCAATCCCGTATTTGTCTACCCGGCGGGTGAAGGCGTTGTCGCGGTCGACGCGCTCGCCGTCGCCGGCCAGCCCGTCGGCGGAGGCCATTGA
- a CDS encoding alpha/beta fold hydrolase yields the protein MTSWLRGLGGIRLAASMFGPVDGPPVLMLGGLGQTRHGWSRAAERLSERGWRAITLDLRGHGESDWSPDGHYGYARTVGDLLAVIDGLGRPCVLVGASLGGKISLVAGAQAGAERVRALVIVDTVPRTNPAGVAEVTQVLRAPPEGFSSPDEAAAELARIRGQEPRPDAGERMQRNMRIDGAGRWHWHWDPAWMDREQGIGLAAATGFLEEMSARLTMPVLLTRGERSQVVSDEGLAAFRAIVPQLEVESIAGAGHMIVGDRNDVFADAALAFLDRMFGLHPVCD from the coding sequence ATGACCAGCTGGCTCAGGGGGCTGGGTGGCATAAGGCTGGCGGCGAGCATGTTCGGCCCGGTCGATGGGCCGCCTGTGCTGATGCTGGGCGGATTGGGCCAGACGCGCCATGGCTGGTCGCGCGCGGCGGAACGGCTGAGCGAGCGAGGCTGGCGCGCGATCACGCTCGACCTGCGCGGGCATGGCGAAAGCGATTGGTCACCCGATGGCCATTATGGCTATGCCCGCACGGTCGGCGACTTGCTGGCGGTGATCGACGGACTTGGCCGGCCATGTGTACTCGTCGGCGCCTCGCTCGGCGGCAAGATCTCGCTCGTGGCTGGAGCACAGGCCGGAGCGGAGAGGGTTCGCGCGCTGGTGATCGTCGATACCGTCCCGCGGACCAATCCGGCTGGAGTAGCAGAAGTTACGCAAGTGCTGCGTGCGCCGCCCGAAGGGTTCAGCTCGCCCGACGAAGCCGCGGCGGAACTGGCGCGCATCCGCGGGCAGGAGCCCAGGCCGGACGCGGGCGAACGCATGCAGAGAAACATGCGCATCGACGGGGCTGGGCGCTGGCACTGGCACTGGGATCCGGCCTGGATGGACCGCGAACAGGGAATCGGACTTGCCGCCGCGACCGGCTTTCTCGAAGAAATGTCCGCGCGGCTGACCATGCCGGTCCTGCTGACCCGTGGTGAGCGGAGCCAGGTCGTGAGCGACGAGGGGCTCGCCGCGTTCCGTGCGATCGTTCCCCAGCTTGAAGTCGAGTCGATCGCAGGCGCGGGGCACATGATCGTCGGTGATCGCAACGATGTCTTTGCCGATGCCGCGCTCGCTTTTCTGGACCGGATGTTCGGCCTTCACCCCGTATGTGATTGA